One genomic window of Methanospirillum lacunae includes the following:
- a CDS encoding PD-(D/E)XK nuclease family protein, which yields MRTGPDDHTDSLLSNLTDFSPSSDRDFLLVPTTHLARAIQDAYISSKVPIIPDQITTLREFCRRCHESAGSLTTLISDGQSLQILSETLEAIRNDIPFFFSRHNPAPTTLKDLLALRDIISQRRIDFFKPVLIQNSEKCQQIHRALEAYEATLLEKNLLDATGLIDWTISEIDDGSSFSFGTVIFRGFHRPLLREKELILAIRDHAKLCRYDYPTGKDSKIFDLPDWFGDGISPLDEPSLSGLFTGEECHNHNEIRIGIFQSPHEEFESIAEEICTLNNSGVALDDITVALPDISSHSLITGIFQDFNLPCRVLTGEALNREPLVGFFSLFPSLVVNNFPREDLISLISSPFFKTEQLDIRLPEVGVIDTILRKARIMDGTSWDHDLEALAGDSNCEAGDERGEPVDPDALNAVRTFIVTFQTSLLTLKMEQTLADHVTALRLILKHWVKPEFIGNPDINRVSERERRAWERFDACLTRLSVMTDPDRKIGAGSFNRYLNYLLEELVTIAEDHGGVTVMRLSETAHLNLPVLFLAGLVEGDIPRPSTRLPLLTSAESEVLGGRNLAEVISGEQYSFISAISAGRQAYLSAPRTRSEKTLLTSPFLEEVRQRLNYLEWNPKITRSKRNASISAGSVITKGTGCADDILDLLPVNQTYGSVAERILMEDWYRTGAPDSPYDGIVSDDPDIAAWLSKKFGPEKVWAPTRLETYATCPFRFFLERVLNLFPLVEVDPSLTPAQRGTFIHETICDFFRQWSQDGPKHITRQTLPEAARLLKEIGKEKSGRYHFTSSAWHAALLSLFGTPDTSGLFDRFLMREAAREDSSLLPRFFELEIRERQDKNSDEKEDDATREAADDHRVLLDQGEGEPILISGRIDRVDISSDGFFAIIDYKTGGSYPSAKGIKEGTALQLPLYLLALEKMHESDEIPLTGIAGSYCEISRRVKQTWPLLSPDQKNLISAGTSRATSGFREVILSSLEAARDCINQIRSGRFPLPDTCQVPYCEFSGICRFDRYRISSGDES from the coding sequence ATGAGAACCGGCCCTGATGATCATACTGACTCACTGCTTTCAAACCTCACAGATTTTTCTCCTTCATCTGACAGGGATTTTCTGCTAGTTCCAACAACACATCTTGCCAGGGCGATCCAGGATGCATATATCAGCAGTAAAGTTCCGATAATCCCTGATCAGATCACAACACTGCGTGAGTTCTGCAGGCGCTGTCATGAAAGTGCAGGCTCCCTGACCACACTGATCTCTGACGGTCAGTCACTCCAGATCCTGTCAGAGACACTTGAAGCCATTCGGAATGATATCCCATTCTTTTTTTCACGGCACAATCCCGCTCCCACAACCCTGAAGGATCTCCTCGCACTCAGGGACATCATATCTCAGCGGAGAATCGATTTTTTTAAACCGGTCCTGATACAGAATTCAGAAAAATGCCAGCAGATACACCGGGCACTGGAGGCGTATGAGGCTACCCTTCTTGAGAAAAACCTGCTTGACGCAACCGGACTTATCGACTGGACCATCTCTGAGATTGATGATGGGTCATCTTTCAGTTTTGGAACTGTGATATTCCGGGGATTTCACCGGCCCCTCCTCCGTGAAAAAGAACTCATCCTAGCAATCAGGGATCATGCCAAACTCTGCAGGTATGATTATCCAACCGGGAAAGACAGCAAAATTTTTGATCTCCCGGACTGGTTTGGAGACGGAATTTCTCCGCTGGATGAACCATCTTTGTCTGGCCTTTTTACCGGTGAGGAATGCCATAACCACAACGAAATCAGGATCGGGATCTTCCAGAGTCCGCATGAGGAGTTCGAATCCATTGCAGAAGAGATCTGCACCCTCAACAACAGCGGCGTGGCACTTGATGATATCACAGTAGCATTGCCGGACATATCTTCCCATTCCCTGATCACCGGAATCTTTCAGGACTTCAATCTCCCCTGCCGTGTTTTAACCGGTGAAGCCCTGAACAGGGAACCACTAGTTGGTTTTTTTTCCCTCTTTCCCTCGCTGGTTGTGAATAATTTTCCACGTGAAGATCTGATCAGCCTTATTTCGAGCCCGTTCTTTAAAACAGAACAGTTAGATATCAGACTGCCAGAAGTCGGGGTAATAGATACAATACTCAGAAAAGCACGAATCATGGACGGGACTTCCTGGGACCATGACCTTGAAGCACTGGCTGGAGATAGCAACTGCGAAGCCGGTGATGAGAGAGGAGAACCTGTTGATCCAGATGCCTTGAATGCGGTGAGAACGTTTATCGTTACATTCCAGACCTCCCTTCTCACTCTAAAAATGGAGCAGACTCTGGCAGATCATGTAACTGCTTTGCGCCTGATCCTTAAGCACTGGGTAAAACCAGAGTTCATCGGAAACCCGGACATAAACAGAGTATCAGAACGCGAGAGGAGGGCATGGGAGCGGTTTGATGCCTGTCTCACAAGGCTTTCTGTAATGACTGACCCGGACAGGAAGATAGGAGCCGGATCATTCAACAGGTACCTGAATTACCTGCTTGAGGAACTGGTAACCATCGCCGAGGATCATGGTGGGGTCACTGTTATGAGGCTATCAGAGACTGCTCACCTGAACCTGCCGGTCCTTTTTCTTGCCGGGCTTGTTGAAGGAGATATCCCAAGGCCCTCTACCAGGCTCCCGCTCCTTACATCTGCAGAGTCAGAGGTGCTTGGAGGCAGAAACTTGGCCGAAGTGATCAGCGGGGAACAATACTCCTTTATCAGTGCCATCTCTGCCGGCAGGCAGGCATACCTTTCAGCACCCCGGACCAGGAGCGAGAAGACCCTGCTGACCTCACCGTTCCTGGAAGAGGTGAGGCAGAGGTTGAACTACCTGGAATGGAACCCTAAAATCACCAGGTCAAAGAGAAACGCCTCTATCTCTGCCGGGAGTGTTATAACGAAAGGGACTGGTTGTGCAGATGATATCCTTGATCTTCTTCCTGTAAACCAGACGTATGGCTCTGTTGCAGAGAGAATCCTGATGGAAGACTGGTACCGGACCGGTGCCCCGGACTCACCATATGACGGGATTGTGTCTGATGATCCGGATATTGCTGCCTGGCTTTCTAAAAAATTCGGCCCTGAAAAAGTATGGGCACCAACCAGACTTGAGACCTATGCCACCTGTCCGTTTCGTTTCTTTCTTGAGCGTGTGCTCAATCTCTTTCCGCTTGTGGAAGTTGACCCATCTCTCACTCCGGCACAGCGGGGTACCTTCATCCATGAGACCATATGCGATTTCTTCAGGCAGTGGTCACAGGACGGTCCAAAGCATATCACCAGGCAAACTCTCCCAGAAGCTGCAAGACTTCTCAAAGAGATCGGGAAAGAGAAAAGTGGAAGATATCATTTCACAAGTTCAGCATGGCATGCAGCACTTCTCTCTCTCTTTGGGACCCCGGATACCTCTGGACTGTTTGACCGGTTTCTCATGCGGGAAGCTGCACGGGAAGACTCATCACTCCTCCCCAGGTTCTTTGAACTTGAGATAAGAGAACGCCAGGATAAAAACTCTGATGAAAAAGAGGATGATGCAACACGAGAGGCAGCTGATGACCATCGGGTTCTTCTGGACCAGGGTGAAGGAGAACCAATCCTGATATCGGGGAGGATCGACAGGGTTGATATCTCCAGTGACGGGTTTTTTGCAATCATCGATTATAAGACCGGAGGTTCGTACCCGAGTGCCAAAGGGATCAAGGAGGGAACCGCCCTTCAGCTTCCTCTTTACCTGCTGGCTCTTGAGAAGATGCATGAAAGTGATGAGATCCCTCTTACCGGTATTGCGGGTTCATACTGTGAGATCAGCAGAAGGGTAAAACAGACATGGCCGTTACTGAGCCCTGATCAGAAAAATCTCATCTCAGCAGGTACCAGCAGGGCAACCAGTGGTTTTCGCGAGGTGATCTTAAGTTCGCTTGAAGCGGCCCGGGATTGCATCAATCAGATAAGATCGGGAAGATTCCCCCTACCAGACACCTGCCAGGTCCCGTACTGTGAATTCTCCGGGATATGCAGGTTTGATCGTTACAGGATATCCAGCGGGGATGAGTCATGA